One genomic segment of Burkholderia pyrrocinia includes these proteins:
- a CDS encoding alpha/beta hydrolase family protein, whose translation MTSSNEGSGAAQGSRTAGALPPEPVTLRAADGYALRGHVWRHRGGGAVRPVTVVNCATSVRCDYYFRFAAWLFAQGRDVLVYDYRGIGGSRPAQLAKLRASWLDWGRLDCEAALQYARDAFPGQPLDVVAHSIGGCVLGLAASNVHVRHAVTVGAQYAYWRDYLPAERRSMWWKWHVAMPALAAVFGYVPAKRFGWMEDTPRGVALSWARSQPRFEDGYIGGVLDQSAVSRAALPACFAGLSAPMLAIGVDDDAFGTVDAIERLVGYYTGSDVTHLRIAPADIGVDAIGHFAFFHSRFTDTLWPVALYWLQHGVLPADAPGSVHALHPASRTRVTDSGVPGVAANG comes from the coding sequence ATGACGAGTTCGAACGAAGGAAGCGGGGCGGCACAGGGCAGTCGCACGGCGGGTGCATTGCCGCCCGAGCCCGTGACGCTGCGCGCTGCCGACGGTTATGCATTGCGCGGCCATGTGTGGCGCCATCGCGGCGGCGGTGCGGTGCGGCCCGTGACGGTCGTCAATTGCGCGACGTCGGTGCGCTGCGACTATTACTTCCGTTTCGCGGCCTGGCTGTTCGCGCAGGGGCGCGACGTGCTCGTCTACGACTATCGCGGCATCGGCGGGTCGCGTCCGGCGCAGCTCGCGAAGCTGCGCGCGAGCTGGCTCGACTGGGGGCGGCTCGACTGCGAAGCCGCGCTGCAGTACGCGCGCGACGCGTTTCCAGGGCAGCCGCTCGACGTCGTTGCGCACAGCATCGGCGGCTGCGTGCTCGGGCTCGCGGCATCGAACGTGCATGTGCGGCACGCGGTGACCGTCGGTGCGCAGTATGCGTACTGGCGCGATTACCTGCCGGCCGAGCGGCGCAGCATGTGGTGGAAGTGGCACGTTGCGATGCCGGCGCTTGCGGCCGTGTTCGGCTACGTGCCCGCGAAGCGGTTCGGCTGGATGGAAGACACGCCGCGCGGCGTCGCGCTGTCGTGGGCGCGTTCGCAGCCGCGTTTCGAGGATGGCTACATCGGCGGCGTGCTCGACCAAAGCGCCGTGAGCCGTGCGGCGCTGCCGGCGTGCTTCGCGGGGTTGTCTGCGCCGATGCTCGCGATCGGCGTCGACGACGACGCGTTCGGCACGGTCGACGCGATCGAGCGGCTGGTCGGCTACTACACGGGCAGTGACGTCACGCACCTGCGGATCGCGCCGGCCGACATCGGCGTCGACGCGATCGGCCATTTCGCGTTTTTCCACAGCCGCTTCACCGACACGCTGTGGCCCGTCGCGCTGTACTGGCTGCAACACGGCGTGCTGCCGGCCGATGCGCCGGGCAGCGTGCACGCGCTGCATCCGGCGTCGCGCACCCGGGTGACGGACAGCGGCGTGCCGGGCGTTGCCGCGAACGGGTGA
- a CDS encoding MFS transporter, with protein MTPIEQEVRRRWLPVLAGGLIMGAALGIRHVQGLFLAPVSLDHGWSREAFGLALALQNLVWGVAQPFTGMVADRFGSVRVIVAGMLLYAAGLVTMAHAASTGMFTVGAGLVIGIALSGSAFASIYGALSRLFPPDRRGWALGVAGAIGGLGQFCMVPVAQEQIGGVGWRHAFITLALVAALLAPLAVLLRDRPAHAAGAAAGPDQSIGEAVREAFAHRGFWLLNAGFFACGFQLAFIATHLPAYLLDHGLPARHASVALALIALTNVAGTYACGHLGGLLRRKYVLSVLYLVRALAMAAFVAAPLSPASVHVFAAVMGFTWLGTVPLTNGVISQVFGVRYIATLFGFVFFGHQLGSFFGVWLGAIVYDATHSYLPLWIGSIALGVLAALLHLPIDDARVVRPASGNAAWA; from the coding sequence ATGACCCCGATCGAGCAGGAAGTCCGACGCCGCTGGCTGCCCGTGCTGGCGGGCGGCCTGATCATGGGCGCCGCGCTCGGCATCCGCCACGTGCAGGGCCTGTTCCTCGCGCCCGTGTCGCTCGACCACGGCTGGTCGCGCGAAGCGTTCGGGCTCGCACTGGCGCTGCAAAACCTGGTCTGGGGTGTCGCGCAGCCGTTCACGGGGATGGTCGCCGACCGCTTCGGTTCGGTGCGCGTGATCGTCGCCGGGATGCTGCTGTATGCGGCCGGGCTCGTCACGATGGCGCACGCGGCGTCGACCGGCATGTTCACGGTCGGCGCCGGGCTCGTGATCGGCATCGCACTGTCGGGCTCGGCGTTCGCATCGATCTACGGCGCGCTGAGTCGCCTGTTTCCGCCTGACCGGCGCGGCTGGGCGCTCGGCGTCGCCGGCGCGATCGGCGGGCTCGGCCAGTTCTGCATGGTGCCCGTGGCGCAGGAACAGATCGGCGGTGTCGGCTGGCGGCATGCGTTCATCACGCTGGCGCTCGTCGCGGCGCTGCTCGCGCCGCTCGCCGTACTGCTGCGCGACCGACCCGCGCACGCGGCCGGCGCCGCCGCCGGCCCCGACCAGTCGATCGGCGAAGCGGTGCGCGAGGCGTTCGCGCATCGCGGTTTCTGGCTGCTGAACGCCGGCTTCTTCGCGTGCGGCTTCCAGCTCGCGTTCATCGCGACACACCTGCCCGCGTACCTGCTCGACCACGGGCTGCCGGCGCGCCACGCGAGCGTCGCGCTCGCGCTGATCGCATTGACCAACGTGGCCGGCACCTATGCGTGCGGCCACCTCGGCGGGCTGCTGCGGCGCAAGTACGTGCTGTCGGTGCTGTACCTCGTGCGTGCGCTCGCGATGGCTGCGTTCGTCGCCGCGCCGCTGTCGCCCGCGAGCGTCCATGTGTTCGCGGCCGTGATGGGATTCACGTGGCTCGGCACGGTGCCACTGACGAACGGCGTGATCTCGCAGGTGTTCGGCGTGCGCTACATCGCGACGCTGTTCGGTTTCGTGTTCTTCGGACACCAGCTCGGCAGTTTCTTCGGCGTGTGGCTCGGTGCGATCGTGTACGACGCGACGCATTCGTACCTGCCGCTGTGGATCGGCTCGATCGCGCTCGGCGTGCTTGCGGCGCTCCTGCACCTGCCGATCGACGACGCGCGCGTTGTGCGTCCAGCGTCGGGCAACGCGGCATGGGCATGA
- a CDS encoding SRPBCC domain-containing protein, producing the protein MTKPSNLVTSITVDIDAPASVVWEVLTDFPRYGEWNTFCVGFETTGKLGDFVHMQVRIPGTETVIPVNEILVAYEPERLLSWEQRPTDDNRDAARRDQYIDANGPERCRYFTTDQFLGVNADTIMQNHGAWVKQGFDQCARDVKQRAEALHAARRRNSA; encoded by the coding sequence ATGACCAAACCCTCGAATCTCGTCACCTCGATCACCGTCGACATCGACGCGCCGGCTTCCGTCGTGTGGGAAGTGCTGACCGACTTCCCGCGCTACGGCGAATGGAACACGTTCTGCGTCGGCTTCGAAACGACCGGCAAGCTCGGCGATTTCGTGCACATGCAGGTTCGCATCCCGGGCACGGAGACCGTGATTCCCGTCAACGAGATCCTCGTCGCCTATGAGCCCGAGCGCCTGCTGTCGTGGGAGCAGCGCCCGACCGACGACAACAGGGACGCCGCGCGCCGCGACCAGTACATCGACGCGAACGGCCCGGAACGCTGCCGTTACTTCACGACCGACCAGTTCCTCGGCGTCAATGCGGACACGATCATGCAGAACCACGGCGCGTGGGTGAAACAGGGCTTCGACCAGTGTGCGCGCGACGTGAAGCAGCGCGCCGAAGCGCTGCATGCGGCACGCCGGCGCAACAGTGCGTGA
- a CDS encoding LysR substrate-binding domain-containing protein: protein MSTPLVRLPSLDLVRGFVAVGRRMSITLAAQDLCVTQSAVSRQVHALEAHLGVALLQRGYRKIAFTPEGERLFRVADAALHSLQDTVASLAAARERQPVTITASIGVTALWLLPRLGRLQARLPEIDLRVAANDKVLDLRAEGIDLGIRYCPRDRAPAGALRLFDEIVVPVAHPALAARPVTSAAAIAEHVLLEFDGPPQPQLQWRAHLHAAGLGDARPKGVLRFNQYDQVIQAAIAGQGVALGRLALVAPMLADGRLAVLGPHTQALSDAYGYWLFQHDPAPRREVADVRDWMLAEAAECDTAMRAHDTASA, encoded by the coding sequence ATGTCAACGCCTCTCGTCCGTCTCCCGTCGCTCGACCTCGTCCGCGGTTTCGTCGCGGTCGGCCGCCGCATGAGCATCACGCTCGCCGCGCAGGACCTGTGCGTCACGCAGTCGGCGGTCAGCCGCCAGGTACATGCGCTCGAAGCGCATCTCGGCGTCGCGCTGCTGCAGCGCGGCTACCGGAAGATCGCGTTCACGCCGGAAGGCGAGCGGCTGTTCCGCGTCGCGGATGCGGCGCTGCACAGCCTGCAGGACACCGTCGCGTCGCTCGCCGCCGCGCGCGAACGCCAGCCGGTCACGATCACCGCGAGCATCGGCGTCACCGCGCTGTGGCTGCTGCCGCGGCTCGGGCGGCTGCAGGCGCGCCTGCCCGAGATCGACCTGCGCGTCGCCGCGAACGACAAGGTACTCGATTTGCGCGCCGAAGGCATCGACCTCGGCATCCGCTATTGCCCGCGCGACCGTGCGCCGGCCGGCGCGCTGCGCCTGTTCGACGAGATCGTCGTGCCGGTCGCGCATCCCGCGCTCGCCGCGCGGCCGGTCACGAGCGCGGCCGCGATCGCCGAGCACGTGCTGCTCGAATTCGACGGGCCGCCGCAACCGCAATTGCAATGGCGCGCGCACCTGCACGCGGCCGGGCTCGGCGACGCGCGCCCGAAAGGCGTGCTGCGCTTCAACCAGTACGACCAGGTGATCCAGGCCGCGATCGCGGGCCAGGGTGTCGCGCTCGGCCGGCTCGCGCTGGTCGCACCGATGCTCGCGGACGGGCGGCTCGCGGTGCTCGGGCCGCACACGCAGGCGCTGTCGGATGCGTACGGCTACTGGCTGTTCCAGCACGATCCGGCCCCGCGCCGCGAAGTCGCCGACGTGCGCGACTGGATGCTCGCCGAAGCGGCCGAATGCGATACCGCGATGCGCGCGCACGACACGGCGTCGGCATAA
- a CDS encoding HutD/Ves family protein: MTALDQAPVNATLAAAMIRAADLVASPWKNGGGVTREIGAFPPGAALDAFAWRVSVADVGTAGPFSRFDGVDRTLVLLSGAGMTLAEADGTRHELDAPLARADFAGETAIDATLHDGATRDFNLMTRRSAARGALDVWRAGAHRIERADTVLLFCAAGAVGVEIDGTHYALEEMDTLRLDGPRRAFDVVVSGGGALLAVSLAIGERD; encoded by the coding sequence ATGACGGCGCTCGACCAGGCGCCGGTGAACGCGACGCTGGCCGCCGCGATGATCCGCGCCGCGGATCTCGTCGCGTCGCCGTGGAAGAACGGCGGCGGCGTGACGCGCGAGATCGGCGCTTTCCCTCCCGGCGCCGCGCTCGACGCATTCGCGTGGCGCGTGAGCGTCGCGGACGTCGGCACGGCCGGGCCGTTCTCGCGTTTCGATGGTGTCGACCGCACGCTCGTGCTGCTGTCCGGCGCGGGCATGACGCTCGCCGAAGCGGACGGCACGCGCCACGAACTCGACGCGCCGCTGGCCCGTGCGGATTTCGCGGGCGAGACGGCGATCGACGCGACGCTGCATGACGGTGCGACGCGCGACTTCAACCTGATGACGCGCCGGTCGGCCGCGCGCGGCGCGCTCGACGTGTGGCGCGCAGGCGCGCACCGCATCGAGCGCGCCGATACCGTGCTGCTGTTTTGCGCGGCCGGTGCGGTCGGCGTCGAGATCGACGGCACGCATTACGCACTGGAAGAAATGGACACGCTGCGGCTCGACGGGCCGCGGCGTGCATTTGACGTCGTCGTGAGCGGGGGCGGCGCGCTGCTTGCCGTATCGCTCGCCATCGGCGAACGAGACTGA
- the hutC gene encoding histidine utilization repressor — MSAPVYQEIKDFILGRIHAGEWEEGDQVPSENELAREFKVARMTVNRALRELTAEQVLTRMKGAGTYVARPKYESTLVAIRSISEEVGARGHAYHASVLGLDTIRADEALADEMQVAVRAKLFHSQVLHFENDEPVQLEERWVNPAVAPDYAEQDFTNTTPNLYLMRAAPLQRVEYRIEAAAPAPERREQLRMDDVEPCLVLHRRTWSQGVVASVANLWHPGSRYRFTGHF; from the coding sequence ATGAGCGCGCCGGTCTACCAGGAGATCAAGGATTTCATCCTGGGCCGCATCCACGCCGGCGAGTGGGAGGAGGGCGACCAGGTGCCGTCCGAGAACGAGCTGGCACGCGAGTTCAAGGTCGCGCGCATGACCGTCAACCGCGCGCTGCGCGAGTTGACGGCCGAGCAGGTGCTCACGCGCATGAAGGGCGCCGGCACCTACGTCGCGCGGCCGAAGTACGAGTCGACGCTGGTGGCGATCCGCAGCATCTCGGAGGAGGTCGGCGCACGCGGGCATGCGTATCACGCCAGCGTGCTCGGCCTCGACACGATCCGCGCCGACGAGGCGCTCGCCGACGAGATGCAGGTGGCCGTGCGCGCGAAGCTGTTTCATTCGCAGGTGCTGCACTTCGAGAACGACGAGCCGGTGCAGCTTGAAGAACGATGGGTGAATCCGGCGGTCGCGCCGGATTACGCCGAGCAGGATTTCACGAACACGACGCCGAACCTGTACCTGATGCGCGCAGCCCCGCTGCAGCGCGTCGAGTACCGGATCGAAGCGGCGGCCCCGGCGCCGGAGCGGCGCGAGCAGCTGCGGATGGACGACGTCGAGCCGTGTCTGGTTTTACATCGGCGCACCTGGTCGCAGGGCGTCGTCGCCTCGGTGGCGAATCTGTGGCATCCCGGCAGCCGTTATCGCTTCACCGGGCATTTCTGA
- a CDS encoding nuclear transport factor 2 family protein, protein MPDLQTLSDHHDIRELIVAYSNAIDMRDFDALDAVFTPDAAIDYRAMGGIAGGYPDVKAWLRAVLPQFPQYQHMVGNLSIRLDGDTARGRTICFNPMEVALPDGGTQVMFLGLWYVDRFVRTAQGWRIAERVEERCYSHNVPAALAGATG, encoded by the coding sequence ATGCCCGATCTGCAAACACTGTCCGACCATCACGACATCCGCGAACTGATCGTCGCGTATTCGAACGCGATCGACATGCGAGACTTCGACGCGCTCGATGCGGTGTTCACACCCGACGCGGCGATCGACTATCGCGCGATGGGCGGCATCGCCGGCGGTTATCCGGACGTGAAGGCGTGGCTGCGCGCCGTGCTGCCGCAGTTTCCGCAGTACCAGCACATGGTCGGCAACCTGTCGATCCGGCTCGACGGCGACACCGCGCGCGGCCGCACGATCTGCTTCAATCCGATGGAAGTCGCGCTGCCCGACGGCGGCACACAGGTGATGTTTCTCGGGCTGTGGTACGTCGACCGGTTCGTGCGGACCGCGCAGGGCTGGCGCATCGCCGAGCGCGTCGAGGAGCGCTGCTACAGCCACAACGTGCCGGCCGCGCTCGCGGGCGCGACCGGCTGA
- the hutU gene encoding urocanate hydratase yields the protein MNHPKHIDPRLDPTRTIRAPRGSEKTCKTWLAEAAYRMIQNNLDPEVAEHPHALVVYGGIGRAARNWECYDQILASLKDLEENETLLIQSGKPVGVFRTHKDAPRVLLANSNLVPHWATWDHFHELDRKGLMMYGQMTAGSWIYIGSQGIVQGTYETFFSVANQHFNGDPSRRWILTGGLGGMGGAQPLAATMAGFSMIAVECDETRIDFRLKTRYVDKKATTLDEALGMIEEAKRTGKPVSIGLLGNAADVFAELVERGITPDCVTDQTSAHDPINGYLPQGWTVAQWREAQKVDPQSIVKVAKQSMAVQVRAMLALQDRGAATLDYGNNIRQMALEMGVENAFDFPGFVPAYIRPLFCEGKGPFRWVALSGDPEDIYKTDQKVKELIPDDPHLHNWLDMARERIAFQGLPARICWVGVKDRYRLGQAFNEMVKNGELKAPIVIGRDHLDTGSVASPNRETESMKDGSDAVSDWPLLNALLNTAGGASWVSLHHGGGVGMGFSQHSGVVIVADGTAEAHERLGRVLLNDPATGVMRHADAGYELAQQTAREAGLKLPMLGR from the coding sequence ATGAACCATCCGAAACACATCGATCCCCGTCTCGATCCGACGCGCACGATCCGCGCGCCGCGCGGCAGCGAGAAGACCTGCAAGACCTGGCTGGCCGAAGCGGCGTACCGGATGATCCAGAACAACCTGGATCCGGAAGTCGCCGAGCACCCGCACGCGCTCGTCGTGTACGGCGGCATCGGCCGCGCGGCGCGCAACTGGGAATGCTACGACCAGATCCTCGCGTCGCTGAAGGATCTCGAAGAGAACGAGACGCTGCTGATTCAATCGGGCAAGCCGGTCGGTGTGTTCCGCACGCACAAGGATGCGCCGCGCGTGCTGCTCGCGAACTCGAACCTCGTGCCGCACTGGGCGACGTGGGACCACTTCCACGAGCTCGACCGCAAGGGCCTGATGATGTACGGCCAGATGACGGCCGGCAGCTGGATCTACATCGGCAGCCAGGGCATCGTGCAGGGCACCTATGAAACGTTCTTCTCGGTCGCGAACCAGCACTTCAACGGCGATCCGTCGCGCCGCTGGATCCTGACGGGCGGCCTCGGCGGGATGGGCGGTGCGCAGCCGCTCGCCGCGACGATGGCAGGCTTTTCGATGATCGCGGTCGAATGCGACGAGACGCGCATCGACTTCCGCCTGAAGACGCGTTATGTCGACAAGAAGGCGACGACGCTCGACGAGGCGCTCGGCATGATCGAGGAAGCGAAGCGCACGGGCAAGCCCGTGTCGATCGGCCTGCTCGGCAACGCGGCCGACGTGTTCGCGGAACTCGTCGAGCGCGGCATCACGCCGGACTGCGTGACCGACCAGACGAGCGCGCACGACCCGATCAACGGCTACCTGCCGCAGGGCTGGACCGTCGCGCAATGGCGCGAAGCGCAGAAGGTCGATCCGCAGAGCATCGTGAAGGTCGCGAAGCAGTCGATGGCCGTCCAGGTGCGTGCGATGCTGGCGCTGCAGGACCGCGGCGCGGCGACGCTCGACTACGGCAACAACATCCGCCAGATGGCGCTGGAAATGGGCGTCGAGAACGCGTTCGACTTCCCGGGCTTCGTGCCAGCATACATCCGCCCGCTGTTCTGCGAAGGCAAGGGCCCGTTCCGCTGGGTCGCGCTGTCCGGCGATCCGGAAGACATCTACAAGACCGACCAGAAGGTGAAGGAGCTGATCCCCGACGATCCGCACCTGCACAACTGGCTCGACATGGCACGCGAGCGCATCGCGTTCCAGGGCCTGCCGGCGCGGATCTGCTGGGTCGGCGTGAAGGATCGCTACCGCCTCGGCCAGGCGTTCAACGAGATGGTGAAGAACGGCGAACTGAAGGCACCGATCGTGATCGGCCGCGACCACCTCGACACGGGTTCGGTCGCGAGCCCGAACCGCGAGACGGAATCGATGAAGGACGGTTCGGACGCGGTCAGCGACTGGCCGCTGCTGAACGCACTGCTGAACACGGCAGGCGGCGCATCGTGGGTGTCGCTGCACCATGGCGGTGGCGTCGGCATGGGCTTCTCCCAGCACTCGGGCGTCGTGATCGTCGCCGACGGTACGGCTGAAGCGCACGAGCGTCTCGGTCGCGTGCTGCTGAACGACCCGGCAACGGGCGTGATGCGCCATGCGGATGCCGGCTACGAACTCGCGCAGCAGACGGCCCGCGAAGCCGGCCTGAAGCTGCCGATGCTCGGCCGCTGA
- a CDS encoding 4'-phosphopantetheinyl transferase family protein, whose translation MSIPFDSASPAETPRAWRMHALDVPAAASRAGVRIARVDFDWRVPLASPAYAALSDDERARAARFMRHEDAVRSAATRAALRDVLGAALGVAPHAVAIVVDEAGRPSPDPAHRMTLDFNVSHAGDHALLAWAPAGRVGVDIESCSRTADWRALTREVCAPAEAAYLDGVPPDARAREFMRVWAAKEALLKALGTGIVGGLRAFAVVPPRDAATPATTIVEPAAPAAGVAAFDAAWLDAAPGYAACVAWTRV comes from the coding sequence ATGTCCATTCCGTTCGATTCCGCTTCCCCGGCCGAAACACCCCGTGCGTGGCGCATGCATGCGCTCGACGTGCCGGCCGCCGCGTCCCGTGCCGGCGTGCGGATCGCGCGCGTCGATTTCGACTGGCGCGTGCCGCTGGCGTCGCCCGCGTATGCGGCGCTCAGCGATGACGAACGGGCGCGTGCCGCACGCTTCATGCGGCACGAGGATGCGGTGCGCAGCGCCGCGACGCGCGCCGCGCTGCGCGACGTGCTCGGCGCGGCCCTCGGTGTCGCGCCGCACGCGGTCGCGATCGTCGTCGACGAAGCGGGGCGGCCGTCGCCGGACCCCGCGCATCGCATGACGCTCGATTTCAACGTGTCGCACGCGGGCGATCACGCGCTGCTCGCGTGGGCGCCCGCGGGCCGCGTCGGCGTCGACATCGAATCCTGCAGCCGCACGGCCGACTGGCGTGCGCTGACGCGCGAAGTCTGCGCGCCGGCCGAGGCCGCGTATCTCGACGGCGTGCCGCCCGACGCGCGCGCACGCGAATTCATGCGGGTCTGGGCCGCGAAGGAGGCGCTGCTCAAGGCGCTCGGCACCGGCATCGTCGGCGGGCTGCGCGCGTTCGCGGTCGTGCCGCCGCGCGATGCGGCGACCCCCGCGACGACGATCGTCGAGCCGGCCGCGCCCGCCGCCGGCGTCGCGGCGTTCGATGCCGCGTGGCTCGACGCGGCGCCCGGCTACGCGGCGTGCGTCGCGTGGACGCGCGTGTGA
- a CDS encoding glutamate/aspartate ABC transporter substrate-binding protein, translating into MNFPPRFAALLSRSLLVATCALACGASLAAEPLSGTLDKIRQANLISIGHRETSVPFSYVDASGKVVGFSQDLCDRVIAAVKARTGKPELQVRFIPVTSQNRIPLVQNGTVDLECGVTTNLAARHAQVAFSTTFFVATTRLLTRTTSGIRDFPDLAGKTVVTNQGTTSERLLRKMNEERKMNMQIISAKDYGEGRLTLESGRAAAYMMDDVLLAGARQLAAKPADWQIAGTPQSSEAYGFMLRKDDPQFKALVDGVLVQLMKSGEINALYDKWFMKPVPPKGLSFDFPMSDVIRTRYAAPNDTPLE; encoded by the coding sequence ATGAACTTCCCGCCGCGGTTCGCCGCCCTGCTCAGCCGCAGCCTGCTCGTCGCCACGTGCGCGCTCGCGTGCGGCGCGTCGCTCGCCGCCGAGCCGCTGTCGGGCACGCTCGACAAGATCCGGCAGGCCAACCTGATCTCGATCGGCCATCGCGAGACGTCGGTGCCGTTCTCCTATGTCGACGCGAGCGGCAAGGTGGTCGGCTTCTCGCAGGACCTGTGCGATCGCGTGATCGCCGCGGTGAAGGCGCGCACCGGCAAGCCCGAGCTGCAGGTGCGCTTCATCCCCGTCACGTCGCAGAACCGCATCCCGCTCGTGCAGAACGGCACCGTCGATCTCGAATGCGGCGTGACGACCAACCTCGCCGCGCGCCATGCGCAGGTCGCGTTCTCGACGACTTTCTTCGTCGCGACGACGCGCCTCCTCACGCGCACGACGTCGGGCATCCGCGATTTCCCCGACCTCGCCGGCAAGACGGTCGTGACGAACCAGGGCACGACGTCCGAACGCCTGCTGCGCAAGATGAACGAGGAAAGGAAGATGAACATGCAGATCATCAGCGCGAAGGACTACGGCGAGGGACGCCTCACGCTCGAATCGGGCCGCGCGGCCGCGTACATGATGGACGACGTGCTGCTCGCGGGCGCGCGCCAGCTCGCCGCGAAGCCGGCCGACTGGCAGATCGCCGGCACGCCGCAGTCGTCGGAAGCCTACGGGTTCATGCTGCGCAAGGACGATCCGCAGTTCAAGGCGCTCGTCGACGGCGTGCTCGTGCAACTGATGAAGAGCGGCGAGATCAACGCGCTGTACGACAAGTGGTTCATGAAGCCGGTGCCGCCGAAGGGGCTGTCGTTCGACTTCCCGATGAGCGACGTGATCAGGACGCGCTACGCGGCGCCGAACGACACGCCGCTCGAATGA
- the hutH gene encoding histidine ammonia-lyase, with translation MITLTPGHLTLPQLRQIARESVQLTLDPASFAKIDAGAKAVADIAAKGEPAYGINTGFGRLASTHIPHDQLELLQKNLVLSHAVGVGEPMARSSVRLLMALKLSSLGRGHSGIRREVMDALIKLFNADVLPLIPVKGSVGASGDLAPLAHMSAVLLGVGEVFIRGERASALDGLRVAGLAPLTLQAKEGLALLNGTQASTALALDNMFSIEDLYRTAIVAGALSVDAAAGSVKPFDARIHELRGHQGQIDAAASYRELLEGSPINQSHRDCDKVQDPYSLRCQPQVMGACLDQMRHAADVLLIEANAVSDNPLIFPDTGEVLSGGNFHAEPVAFAADNLALAAAEIGALAERRIALLIDATLSGLPPFLVRDGGVNSGFMIAHVTAAALASENKTLAHPASVDSLPTSANQEDHVSMATFAARKLADIADNTKHILAIELLAAAQGVDLRAPYHTSPKLAPVMETIRGKVAHYELDHYFAPDIAAIAKLVGERAFATVSPFSFASEQ, from the coding sequence ATGATTACGTTGACCCCCGGCCACCTGACCCTCCCGCAACTGCGCCAGATCGCACGCGAATCCGTGCAGCTGACGCTCGACCCGGCCAGCTTCGCGAAGATCGACGCCGGCGCGAAGGCCGTCGCCGACATCGCCGCGAAGGGCGAGCCGGCCTACGGCATCAACACGGGCTTCGGCCGCCTGGCCAGCACGCACATCCCGCACGACCAGCTCGAGCTGCTGCAGAAGAACCTCGTGCTGTCGCACGCGGTCGGCGTCGGCGAGCCGATGGCACGTTCGTCGGTGCGCCTGCTGATGGCGCTGAAGCTGTCGAGCCTCGGCCGTGGCCACTCGGGCATCCGCCGCGAAGTGATGGACGCGCTGATCAAGCTGTTCAACGCGGACGTGCTGCCGCTGATCCCGGTGAAGGGCTCGGTCGGCGCGTCGGGCGACCTCGCGCCGCTCGCGCACATGTCGGCCGTGCTGCTTGGCGTCGGCGAAGTGTTCATCCGCGGCGAACGTGCCAGCGCGCTCGACGGTCTGCGCGTCGCGGGCCTCGCGCCGCTGACGCTGCAGGCGAAGGAAGGCCTCGCGCTGCTGAACGGCACGCAGGCGTCGACCGCGCTGGCGCTCGACAACATGTTCTCGATCGAAGACCTGTACCGCACCGCGATCGTCGCGGGCGCGCTGTCGGTCGACGCGGCAGCCGGCTCGGTGAAGCCGTTCGACGCGCGCATCCACGAACTTCGCGGCCATCAAGGCCAGATCGATGCGGCCGCGTCCTATCGCGAACTGCTCGAAGGCTCGCCGATCAACCAGTCGCACCGCGACTGCGACAAGGTGCAGGATCCGTACAGCCTGCGCTGCCAGCCGCAGGTGATGGGCGCGTGCCTGGACCAGATGCGCCATGCGGCCGACGTGCTGCTGATCGAAGCGAACGCCGTGTCGGACAACCCGCTGATTTTCCCGGACACCGGCGAAGTGCTGTCGGGCGGCAACTTCCACGCGGAACCCGTCGCGTTCGCGGCCGACAATCTCGCGCTCGCCGCAGCGGAAATCGGCGCGCTGGCCGAACGCCGCATCGCGCTCCTGATCGACGCGACGCTGTCGGGCCTGCCCCCGTTCCTCGTGCGGGACGGCGGCGTGAACTCGGGCTTCATGATCGCGCACGTGACGGCTGCCGCGCTGGCGTCGGAAAACAAGACGCTCGCCCACCCGGCGTCGGTCGATTCGCTGCCGACCTCGGCGAACCAGGAAGACCACGTGTCGATGGCGACGTTCGCTGCACGCAAGCTCGCCGACATCGCGGACAACACGAAGCACATCCTCGCGATCGAACTGCTGGCTGCTGCGCAGGGCGTCGACCTGCGCGCGCCGTATCACACGAGCCCGAAGCTGGCGCCCGTGATGGAAACGATTCGCGGCAAGGTCGCGCACTACGAACTCGACCACTATTTCGCACCGGACATCGCGGCGATCGCGAAGCTGGTCGGCGAGCGCGCGTTCGCGACGGTCAGCCCGTTCTCGTTCGCGTCGGAACAGTAA